One genomic window of Nitrospirota bacterium includes the following:
- a CDS encoding ABC transporter substrate-binding protein — translation MNILRLLSTILLFITLLASQTLAAEKTIGVILTGNTPFYQAIHKAFLEELKRRGIKAEILVQTPSSETMAWVNAARKVVTVNVDIIVTYGTSATVAAVSETSEIPVVFSGVFDPETVGRKRNVTGASSKVPLIGIVKLLKDLKDFARLGIIYNDTEKDTVKQATEIEGLGSKFSFQPVKFNIKRLGDTQKIKDIDALILTTCCAAFQCIDNIVEVSRRLKVPTATAISGGEETGIILTVSADPVEQGKDAAELVARVIAGEKPSSIPFKSPKKVDMIINLKEANELGIKVPLDVLGSATKVIK, via the coding sequence ATGAATATATTAAGACTGCTCTCTACAATCCTTTTATTTATAACGCTCCTTGCCTCTCAGACACTTGCGGCTGAAAAGACCATAGGCGTTATTCTGACAGGCAACACCCCTTTTTATCAGGCAATTCACAAGGCTTTTTTAGAGGAGCTTAAAAGAAGGGGCATTAAAGCCGAGATATTGGTGCAAACCCCATCTTCAGAGACAATGGCATGGGTGAATGCCGCAAGAAAGGTCGTTACCGTAAATGTGGATATTATAGTGACCTATGGAACCTCTGCAACAGTAGCCGCTGTTTCCGAGACATCGGAGATACCTGTAGTGTTCTCAGGAGTTTTTGACCCTGAGACAGTAGGCAGAAAGAGAAATGTGACTGGTGCAAGCTCAAAGGTTCCCCTCATAGGGATTGTCAAGCTCTTGAAAGACCTGAAGGATTTTGCAAGACTGGGTATCATATATAACGACACTGAAAAGGACACTGTAAAGCAGGCAACTGAGATAGAGGGGCTTGGCAGTAAGTTTTCTTTCCAGCCTGTCAAATTCAATATAAAAAGACTCGGCGATACCCAAAAGATAAAGGATATAGATGCCCTGATTTTGACGACATGCTGTGCAGCGTTTCAGTGTATAGACAATATCGTGGAGGTTTCCCGAAGGCTAAAAGTGCCAACTGCAACGGCAATCAGTGGAGGAGAGGAAACAGGGATAATCCTTACGGTTTCCGCAGACCCTGTTGAACAGGGCAAAGATGCCGCTGAACTTGTTGCAAGGGTCATTGCAGGAGAGAAACCCTCGAGCATACCGTTTAAGTCACCAAAAAAGGTTGACATGATTATAAATCTCAAGGAGGCAAACGAGCTTGGAATTAAAGTGCCCCTCGATGTCTTGGGCTCTGCAACGAAAGTAATTAAATAA